GACCACCCCGAAATCGTGAAAGAACACTTCATGACTCGGTGTGTCCCACCCTCAGACAACAAGTTCGCCGCGCTTCACGGCGCCGTCTGGTCCGGTGGCTCCTTCGTCTACATTCCCGAGGACGTCACCGTCGAAATGCCCGTCCAGGCCTACTTCCGCATGAACTCCGAAGGAATGGGCCAGTTCGAGCACACCCTCATCGTCGCCGAAAAAGGAAGTGAGGTCCACTACATCGAAGGGTGTTCAGCACCCAAGTACGGCACCCATAACCTGCATTCGGGTGGTGTCGAGGTCTTCGTCGGCGAGGACGCCCACGTCCAGTACTCGACCGTGCAAAACTGGTCGAAAAACACCTTCAACCTGAACACCAAGCGCGCGATCGCCGAGAAAGGCGGGCGCATGGAGTGGGTCTCGGGCAGTATGGGCTCGAAGGCCACGATGCTCTATCCGTGTACGATCCTGAAAGGTCGCGGCGCCAGCGCGAACCACATCAGCATCGCCTTCGCGGGCGAGGGACAGAACATCGACACGGGCGCGAAAGTGTATCACAACGCGCCCGACACGAACTCGACGATCGAATCGAAATCCATCAGCAAGGATGGAGGACGGACGAATTATCGTGGGCTCGTGCATATCTCGGACGGGGCGTACGATTCGTCGACGTCGGTGGAGTGTGACGCGCTGATGTTCGACAACGAATCCGTGTCGGACACGATGCCGTACATGGAGATCAACGAATCGAAGGTCGACGTCGCCCACGAGGCGACCGTGGGGAAGATCGGCGACGAGGACGTCTTCTACCTCCAATCGCGTGGATTAGACGACGACGACG
This genomic interval from Halalkalicoccus subterraneus contains the following:
- the sufB gene encoding Fe-S cluster assembly protein SufB, giving the protein EVVRLISDDKDEPDWMLDRRLRALEHYQNMPLPTDWPGQPDLTQLDVEEIIPYIRPDVEARGSVDSWEDVPEDIKDTFEKLGIPEAERESLSGVGAQYESEVVYQNMQEQWQEKGVVFMNMDQAVQDHPEIVKEHFMTRCVPPSDNKFAALHGAVWSGGSFVYIPEDVTVEMPVQAYFRMNSEGMGQFEHTLIVAEKGSEVHYIEGCSAPKYGTHNLHSGGVEVFVGEDAHVQYSTVQNWSKNTFNLNTKRAIAEKGGRMEWVSGSMGSKATMLYPCTILKGRGASANHISIAFAGEGQNIDTGAKVYHNAPDTNSTIESKSISKDGGRTNYRGLVHISDGAYDSSTSVECDALMFDNESVSDTMPYMEINESKVDVAHEATVGKIGDEDVFYLQSRGLDDDDAKQMIVSGFIEPITEELPIEYAVELNRLIELEM